The following is a genomic window from Geobacillus subterraneus.
TTCGCGTCCACACCAATAAAAACGAATACGGTCAATGGCAAGTGAGCGCCATTGCCGCCAAAATCGCCGGGAGGCAAAGCATCACCACCCATATGAACAGCGGTGGAATCGTCAAAACGCTCGAAGAAATTTTTCCGGACACCGTCCAACGCGAAACCGTGCTAACCCGCCTGCATCATGCCGCTCTCACGCTTAGCCGTTGCCTTGACGAAACGTCGGAAACATTGATCGGTGAAATTGGCTTTGATCTCGGTGTGGATAAACAAGGGAGAATTTGGATGTTCGAAGCCAACTCCAAACCAGGACGCTCGATTTTTAAGCATCCGGGTCTGAAAGAAGCGGATGAGCGCACGGCGTTGCTGCCGCTTGCTTACGCTGTCCATCTAAGCAAAACGGCCCTCACCGAACCAGAGGCGCTTTGGCCATGATCACCATCGGTTACCGGCGCGACACTGGCGAGTGGGTTTGCGAGGAAGGGAGCGGGCTTTACCGATTTGGCAGCGGCTCTCTCACTTCCGCCGCTTCCCTTCCTGATCTCACTTTTGCTGTCCGTGCGCAAGGCGGGCGGGTCGGGCCGCTTGTTGGCATTTTGATCAGCGCCTCATCTATTCCAGCTTTGCTTGACGGGAGAAAGCGGTGGCTTGAGTCCGTCATCCGCTCGCTCCATGCTGCCGGCGGCATCGCCATCGTCAGTGCCGCCGCCGGCATCGGCGAGAAAGCGGTCTCCGGCTATGTATTCGTCCCGTCGCTCGAGCGTTTTGTCGAGGCATCGACTCCGTTGCCAGACGTCGTCTACAATCGGGTGAAAAGCCGCAAGGAAGAACAAAACACGCCGTTTCAAACAGCGGCCGCCCGGCTTGCTGCCCATGGCATCCCGCTTGTTAACCGTTCCTTTTTCCGCAAATCGGACGTTTACGACGCATTGCGGGCTGACCGTCGGCTTTGGCCGCATTTGTTGCCGACTGCGCCGATTGACACAGTGGACGATGTGCGCGCTTGGCTTGCTCAGTACGGCTGCGTCTATGTAAAACAAGATGACGGCTCAAGGGGAAGCGGTTTGCTCCGTCTCACCTCCTTGCCCGAAGCGGCGGTCATCTGCGAATCCCCCCGCGGCCAAACACGGCTCGGATCGCTCGATGAGCTGGCGCCGCTTGTCCGATCTTGCCGCTACATTGTCCAAGCAGCAGCTGACACCGATACATGGAACGGCCACCGTTACGATTTGCGCGTGCTTGCTCATTGGCAGCGCGGCTGCCACACCATTACCGGCATCGGTGTCCGCCTCGCCGGAACGCAGTCGGTGACCACCCATGTCTTTCATGGCGGAACGGTGTTGCCCTACACCGAAGTCAAAGAACGCATCGACGAACAGGCGCTCGAGCAGCTGATTGCGCTTAGCGGCGCACGGCTTAGCGAGCAGTTCGGCCTTGTCGGCGAATTTTCCGCCGACATCGGCGTCGGCCGCGAGCGGCAGCTATACATTTATGAGATCAATGCGAAACCGATGGTGTTTGATGAATCGGCAATTGAAGCAGAGCGGCTTAAACGGCTCCATCAACTGTTCGCCGAATTAGCTCATCTTGCGCCATAGCTAAAAACTCACCGCTGTACTGAAGAGCCCGGCGAAACACTTGGTCAGCTGCCTGTTTGGCCGCACCGTCCAATCGTTTGCTAATATCCTGGCATAACTTTGCCTTTTCCCATTCTGCTTCAGCAAGGGATTGCAGCAAATCAAAACGGCTGGCATCCGCTTCTTTTTTCCCCCTTGCTTCACCGCATTCCACATCAACGCCAGCCGCTAAATAGTACACATATTGCCAGAGCCGCTGCTGCCGGCAAGCCTCATCTAAGTAGCCGGCCCATGTCGGCTCGTCCGTTTCGAGCTCGGCAAGCTGTCTTGCCTTTTTCTCGGCCGCGGTCGTTATGCCGATCAGTTTTTTTATGGGAACGATCATACCGGATCACTCCTCCCTCGTCTGTTTCTTCTCTATCCATATGACGGCAGCGGATAACGTATGCCTATTCGGCGCAAACTAGGAAAAACAATGAGGGAGGAGCAAAACGATGGAACGAAAAGAAGCCGGACGCCAAGACGCTTTATACGAGGGGCGCGACGAATATTATCTCGATATCGACCGCATGATTAATGAAGGAATGGCCGGCGGCGCCGTGCACGGCCGCGGCGATGAGGTCAATATCGAGGAAGCGCGCGATCTTGTCAAAGAGGAACCTCCTTATGAAGCAGGCGAGTGACCGACGAGCCGACTTTCCCTCCGCCGGGAAGTCGGCTTTTTGTTATAATGAATGAAAAACGACAGAAAGGGTTGCGCCGCGATGTTAAAGGAGCTCGAATCGCTTTACGAAGGGGATATCGTCATTAACGGCCAGCCGGAATATCCAGAGGCATATGAATGGTTTTATACCGCTGACGGCGATGAAATTGGCATCGCCAAACAGCGGTTAACGAAGCGGGAACGGCAATTGTTGACGCTGTTTTTGACCCCAGCCGAACACCGGCGGGAGCGGGAAAGCGAAGAGGAGCGGGCGTGGAAGCGCTGGATGGCGAGCGGCGACCCGGCGGCATCCGCTATGCTGGCTGCTCCGTACTGCCGGCTGATTCACTTTACTGCCAACCGGTCGATCGCGAACAAAGCCGAGTTTACCGAAACAATCCGCAGCTTGTTTGAGTCCCCGATCACGATCGTTTGGGACAAAGACAGGGGCGGCCTGATCATCGAAGCGAGGCAAAAACGAACGGCTGAACTGCCCTTGCTGACGGAGATGGCTGACGCGCTCGCCGCCGATTTTTACGCTGCAATCCATCTATTTATCGGTCCGGTCCGTCCGGTCGACGATCGGCTATATGAATCGTTTCTCCTCGAAAAAGAATGTTTTGCCGCTGCCCGCCGCTTTTGGCCGAAGCAGACGGTGTATGAGTGGGAAGATGTCATTCCACTTCCCCTCCTTGGCGCTGGCATCGATGAGAAGACTGCTCAACTCTTATCGTTTCTCGATGAGTTTGATGAAGATGAAATCCGGGCAATGGAGACGTTTTTGCAATGCAATTTAAACGTCTCGATGGCGGCGAAAAAGCTGTATATGCACCGCAACAGTTTGCAATACCGGATCGATAAATGGACGGAGCAAACCGGTATCGACATCAAGCGATTTAAAGGGGCGGCAGCGATCTACTTAGCTATTTTGCACCGCCGCCGCTCTTGATCCCCGATGCACCGTCTTGTCATGTCGCCGAAAACGGGCGGCATTTTTTGTGCATCTTGTCCATTTACCAATGTTCGTATTTTTCTATACACTAGTACTACAAGAAAACGATTTCAATAACAGGGGGGATTCACGATGGCAGAACTCGTTCTCGATCATATTTACAAAATTTACGACAACAATGTCACCGCCGTCAAAGATTTCAACTTACATATTCAAGATAAGGAGTTTATCGTCTTTGTCGGTCCGTCCGGCTGCGGCAAATCGACGACATTGCGGATGGTCGCCGGTCTTGAGGAAATTTCAAAAGGCGATCTCTATATCGACGGCAAGCGGATGAACGATGTGCCGCCGAAAGACCGCGATATTGCCATGGTGTTCCAAAACTATGCCCTTTACCCGCATATGAGCGTTTATGACAACATGGCATTCGGCTTAAAGCTTCGCAAGTTCCCAAAAGCGGAAATCGAGAAACGCGTCCGCGAGGCGGCCCGCATCCTCGGGCTCGAACAATACTTAGACCGGAAACCGAAGGCGCTCTCCGGCGGACAGCGGCAGCGCGTGGCATTAGGGCGCGCCATCGTCCGCGATGCGAAAGTATTTTTAATGGATGAACCGCTTTCAAACTTGGATGCGAAACTGCGCGTGCAAATGCGTTCGGAGATTGCCAAGCTCCACCAGCGTCTGGAAACAACGACGATTTACGTCACCCACGACCAAACGGAAGCGATGACGATGGCGACTCGCCTTGTCGTCATGAAAGACGGCGTCATCCAGCAAGTCGGGACGCCGCGCGAAGTGTACGAAAGACCGGAAAACATTTTCGTCGGCGGCTTTATCGGTTCTCCGGCCATGAACTTTATTAAAGGGACGCTGCAAGACGGCAAATTTGTTGTCGACCGCACATCGTTCGGCATTCCGGAAGGAAAAATGAAAGTATTGCGCGACCAAGGGTATATCGGCAAGGAAGTCATTTTAGGCATCCGTCCGGAGGACATTCACGACGAGCCGCTCTTCTTGGAGGCATCGCCGGCGACAAAAATTACAGCGCACGTTGAAGTCGCCGAGCTGCTTGGCGCCGAATCGATGATTTACTCGAACATCGACGGCCAGGAGTTCGTCGCCCGCATTGACGCCCGCACCGAGATCAAACCGGGCCACCGCATTGACCTCGCTTTGGATATGAACAAAGCGCACTTCTTTGACATTGAAACGGAGCGGCGCATTCGAGCGGCGGACGAAAAGTAAGCCCCCCTTTTGTTTCGATATAGATGCAATAGGCTCTAGCGTTGTGCTAGAGCCTATTCTTTAATAAAGCGCACTTCCTCTTCACGGCAGTGCGGGCAATAAAACAAGTGAACGCACTCATGGTTCGTATAGGTGCGCGGGTAACCGTCGACAAACTTCATGATGTCTGCATCCATATACGGACTGTAATCATCGAAATAGTCAGTAATTTTCCCTTGGTCTTCCATCGGCTGCCGGCAGTAGCTGCAGTATACCGTCATCCGGCGCAGCCCGTTGCAAAGCGGGCACACATTCATGCTGCTTCCTCCTCTAAGATGCTCCTTATTTTACATATTCCCTAATGATGACGGCGATAAAACGTTAAAAATTACCACATCCCCACGATGAATAACGGGCTAAAAACGACCCAAACTATGAGTACCGCCAGCCAAATAGGCCACCCGCCATAACGACTATGCTGGCGAAGGCAAAAGCGGGTGGGCGTTGGGTTCAGCCAAGCTTGGCAGCGCGCCTTACGGCGTGCGGCGCTGGTGCAAATCCAGCCAACCCAGCCATCAAAATTTACAAGAGGAGATGATCAACTATGGCACGCAACAATAACAATAACCAACTGTTAGTCGCTGGTGCCCAACAAGCCATCGACCAAATGAAATTCGAGATCGCTCAAGAGTTTGGTGTCAACCTTGGCGCTGATACGACTTCCCGCGCGAACGGTTCGGTCGGCGGTGAAATTACGAAACGCCTTGTAGCGATGGCCCAACAACAACTCGGCGGCCAATTCGGCAACGTTCAATAACCTTTTCAGAGACAATTCCATATAGATGGCAAAAGCCCCAGGCGGTCAGCCTGGGGCTCTTTCATCTCATCGTCACATGCCTCCTGCCTGCTCAGCGAGCGGTTGGCTCAAGGAGACGAGCACTTTGCGAATGCGTCGGTTATCCACTTGACGGACGGTCAGCGTCAGTGGGCCGTACTGCAACGTTTCGCCGACTGCCGGAATGCGCTCAAACATTTCAAAAATCCAGCCGCCTAACGTATGTGATTCGCTTTCCGGCACATCGATCTTCATCACTTCACAAAACTCGTCAAGCGGCAGTTCGGCGCTGAATTCAAAGCTATGCTCATCGATTTGGCGCACCGTTTTCACTGCTTCATCATGCTCATCCCATATTTCCCCAACGATCTGCTCGATAATATCCTCGAGCGTAATCAAGCCGGCCGTGCCGCCGAACTCATCGACGACGATCGCCATATGCACTTTGCTTTTTTGCAGTTCCGGCAGCAGGTCGGATACTTTCATCGATTCAACGACAAACAGTGGCTGGCGCAACAACTCGCGGATGCGCACATCGTGCTTTTGTACAAGTTCGCTGAAAAAGTCGCTTTCCGACAAAATGCCGATGACATTGTCAATATCCCCTTCATACACCGGAATGCGAGAGTACCGTTCTTCCAAAAACACGTCGCGGATCTCTTCAATCGGCTGATTCACCTCAACCGCCACCATATCGGCGCGCGGCGTGAAAATTTCTTCGACTAAAATTTCATCAAAATCGAGCGAACGTTGGATCAGTTCTTTTTCTTTGTTGTCAATAACCCCTTCTTCTTCACTCAGTTCGACCATCACTTTAATATCCTCTTCCGTGACGGCCGGCGCGGCGGCCCCGTTGGCGAACCGTCGGGCAATTCGTTCCCTTATGGCATGGAACAATGCCGTTATGGGCGCCATTAGTTTCATCAGCCCGTAGGCGAGGCTGGCATACCGAATCGCGAGCGGTTCTGCCTGCTCTTTCGCCATCGATTTTGGCAAAATTTCACCGAAGACGACGGACAAGATCGTCATCACCGCAATCGAGACAAATAACCCCGTCTGTTCCCCAAGCAGTGAAGCAGCGATATGAATAAACAGCGCGACCGCTGTGATGCTCGTCAGACGGTTGGCAATCGCGAGCGTCAACAACGCGCGATCAAGCTGTTCGATCACCGCCTGCAGACGCTTGTTGTGTGGGCGCTCTCCCGCATAATGCTTTAACCGGGTTTTGCTTGCCGATGAAAACGCCGCCTCGGCCGAAGCGAACAATGCGTTTACGAGCAGGAAAAGAAAAAACCAACCGAACAACCTTAACGGCCACTCTTCCAACGAATCTTCACACTCCTATAGGAACATGACTATGTTATTCATATCCATTTTTTCGCCGAAACATGCCTGTGAATACAAAGTTTGCCTTACCCGACGGAAGCGGCTGTACATGCCACGAGTCGTCGATTTCCGTCCTTCACTTTAAATATAACAAATTTTTTGCCAACTGGCTACAATGGATAGGTTGTATTTCCAAATAAACCCAAAATTAAAACACGCCGGAGCGCGCCGGCGCGTTTTAGGATTCAAGCCAACAAGATCCAATAAAATACACGAGCACCAACAATGAAGCAATGTTCAGCGTAATTGACCACTCATCCATTCATCTTCCCCTCCCGTTCTCATCGTACCATATTGACGGGCGGAAGAAGCGGGAAAAGAAAGAACGCTTTTTGACAGTTTGGTGACAGTTGAAAACGAGGGGGCGCCCCTCATTGCCATTAGCTTTACCCTAAATAACGATAATAAATCGTTTTCGCCTCGTGCACGTCTTTCGTGCCGTGCACGAGCGCACGGCCGTCCCCAAATACAACGAGCCGCTTGTCGCCAAGGGAAACGGAGACGAGATACGGGTTGGCTTCGGCTTGAAGCCCTTGGCGGCGAAACAGCGCTGCTAATTCGTCTAAATCGTACTCACGCCGGCCGGACGGGCGGATTTGGACGGAATCGCGCCCGCACAACACGGCGGTTTTAGTCTGCTGTTCATAAGAAAGGAACGGATAGGACGGATGATGGCCGCACGTCGGGCACTCATCCCGTTTCACCGCATCAATGCGAATGGCCGCGTATTCGTTCGTCCAAAGATCAAACGAGACGAGCTTGCCGCGCAGCGCTGCCCAGTCTTCCACTAAAATTTTCAGCGCTTCAGCCGTTTGATAACCGACGACCATTTGCACAGCCGGGCTAATAATACCGGCCGTGTCACACGTCAAGCCCCCTTGCGGCACCGTTTCAAGCAGGCAGTATAGACAAGGGGTGCGCCCGGGGATGAAGGCGTAACTTAAGCCGTAGCTGCCGACGCAAGCGCCGTAAATCCACGGAATGCCGTATTTATAGGCGACGTCATTCATGACCATGCGCGCGTCAAAATTGTCAGTCGCGTCAATCAATAAATGAGGGCGCTGTTCGGCCACAAGCATCTCCAGCTCTTGTGCGCCGGCATCCCCAACAATGGCCTCAATGTTGACCTCGCTGTTAACTCGTTCGAGTCGCCGCTTGGCAGCGATGGCCTTTGGCAGCCGCTCTTTCGCGTCCGCTTCGCTATACAGCTGCTGGCGCTGCAAATTGCTCCATTCGACGTAATCGCGGTCAATGATCGTCAATTTGCCGACCCCGGCGCGCACGAGCGCTTCGGCATTGCCCGTGCCAAGCGCTCCGGCGCCGATTAAGACAACATGCTTTTCCCGTATTTTCTTTTGTCCTTCCTCACCGATCGGGGTAAACAATTGCTGTCGGGAATATCGTTCGTTCAAACAACACTCATTCCTTCCATTGGGCTGCTCGCTGACGCGTATCGTTTTTTCGGAATGCGCCCGGCTTCATAGCCAAGCCGGCCCGCTTCAATCGCCAACTTCATCGCTTTTGCCATTTTCACCGGATCAGCTGCGCCAGAAACAGCCGTGTTCAATAGCACCCCGTCCGCTCCTAATTCCATCGCCAGCGCCGCATCCGCCGGACCGCCGATGCCGGCATCGACAATGACCGGCACGGTCGCCTGCTCGATAATGAAGCGCAAATTGAGCGGATTCACGATGCCTTGTCCTGACCCGATGGGCGATGCTCCCGGCATGACCGCATGGCAGCCAAGCTCCTGCAGCCGTCTCGCCAACACCACATCATCGGACGTATACGGCAACACAATAAACCCTTCCTCAAGGAGCATTTCCGCTGCCTTTAACGTTTCAACCGGGTCCGGGAGCAGCGTTTTGTCGCAGCCGATCACTTCTACCTTAATCATATCACATAACCCGGACGCTTTCGCCAACCGAGCAATGCGCACCGCCTCCTCGGCTGTTTTCGCCCCGGCGGTGTTCGGCAGCAGCTTATATTTGCTTAAGTCCAGCTGTTCTAAAAAGTTCGGCTGCTCCGGAGAGAA
Proteins encoded in this region:
- a CDS encoding YheC/YheD family protein, producing the protein MITIGYRRDTGEWVCEEGSGLYRFGSGSLTSAASLPDLTFAVRAQGGRVGPLVGILISASSIPALLDGRKRWLESVIRSLHAAGGIAIVSAAAGIGEKAVSGYVFVPSLERFVEASTPLPDVVYNRVKSRKEEQNTPFQTAAARLAAHGIPLVNRSFFRKSDVYDALRADRRLWPHLLPTAPIDTVDDVRAWLAQYGCVYVKQDDGSRGSGLLRLTSLPEAAVICESPRGQTRLGSLDELAPLVRSCRYIVQAAADTDTWNGHRYDLRVLAHWQRGCHTITGIGVRLAGTQSVTTHVFHGGTVLPYTEVKERIDEQALEQLIALSGARLSEQFGLVGEFSADIGVGRERQLYIYEINAKPMVFDESAIEAERLKRLHQLFAELAHLAP
- a CDS encoding alpha/beta-type small acid-soluble spore protein, which gives rise to MARNNNNNQLLVAGAQQAIDQMKFEIAQEFGVNLGADTTSRANGSVGGEITKRLVAMAQQQLGGQFGNVQ
- a CDS encoding thiazole biosynthesis adenylyltransferase ThiF, whose protein sequence is MNERYSRQQLFTPIGEEGQKKIREKHVVLIGAGALGTGNAEALVRAGVGKLTIIDRDYVEWSNLQRQQLYSEADAKERLPKAIAAKRRLERVNSEVNIEAIVGDAGAQELEMLVAEQRPHLLIDATDNFDARMVMNDVAYKYGIPWIYGACVGSYGLSYAFIPGRTPCLYCLLETVPQGGLTCDTAGIISPAVQMVVGYQTAEALKILVEDWAALRGKLVSFDLWTNEYAAIRIDAVKRDECPTCGHHPSYPFLSYEQQTKTAVLCGRDSVQIRPSGRREYDLDELAALFRRQGLQAEANPYLVSVSLGDKRLVVFGDGRALVHGTKDVHEAKTIYYRYLG
- a CDS encoding thiazole synthase, whose translation is MLKIGPYEFSSRLLLGTGKYPNLDVQKKAVEASGAEILTFAVRRMNIFSPEQPNFLEQLDLSKYKLLPNTAGAKTAEEAVRIARLAKASGLCDMIKVEVIGCDKTLLPDPVETLKAAEMLLEEGFIVLPYTSDDVVLARRLQELGCHAVMPGASPIGSGQGIVNPLNLRFIIEQATVPVIVDAGIGGPADAALAMELGADGVLLNTAVSGAADPVKMAKAMKLAIEAGRLGYEAGRIPKKRYASASSPMEGMSVV
- a CDS encoding hemolysin family protein → MEEWPLRLFGWFFLFLLVNALFASAEAAFSSASKTRLKHYAGERPHNKRLQAVIEQLDRALLTLAIANRLTSITAVALFIHIAASLLGEQTGLFVSIAVMTILSVVFGEILPKSMAKEQAEPLAIRYASLAYGLMKLMAPITALFHAIRERIARRFANGAAAPAVTEEDIKVMVELSEEEGVIDNKEKELIQRSLDFDEILVEEIFTPRADMVAVEVNQPIEEIRDVFLEERYSRIPVYEGDIDNVIGILSESDFFSELVQKHDVRIRELLRQPLFVVESMKVSDLLPELQKSKVHMAIVVDEFGGTAGLITLEDIIEQIVGEIWDEHDEAVKTVRQIDEHSFEFSAELPLDEFCEVMKIDVPESESHTLGGWIFEMFERIPAVGETLQYGPLTLTVRQVDNRRIRKVLVSLSQPLAEQAGGM
- a CDS encoding ABC transporter ATP-binding protein; the encoded protein is MAELVLDHIYKIYDNNVTAVKDFNLHIQDKEFIVFVGPSGCGKSTTLRMVAGLEEISKGDLYIDGKRMNDVPPKDRDIAMVFQNYALYPHMSVYDNMAFGLKLRKFPKAEIEKRVREAARILGLEQYLDRKPKALSGGQRQRVALGRAIVRDAKVFLMDEPLSNLDAKLRVQMRSEIAKLHQRLETTTIYVTHDQTEAMTMATRLVVMKDGVIQQVGTPREVYERPENIFVGGFIGSPAMNFIKGTLQDGKFVVDRTSFGIPEGKMKVLRDQGYIGKEVILGIRPEDIHDEPLFLEASPATKITAHVEVAELLGAESMIYSNIDGQEFVARIDARTEIKPGHRIDLALDMNKAHFFDIETERRIRAADEK
- a CDS encoding PucR family transcriptional regulator, encoding MLKELESLYEGDIVINGQPEYPEAYEWFYTADGDEIGIAKQRLTKRERQLLTLFLTPAEHRRERESEEERAWKRWMASGDPAASAMLAAPYCRLIHFTANRSIANKAEFTETIRSLFESPITIVWDKDRGGLIIEARQKRTAELPLLTEMADALAADFYAAIHLFIGPVRPVDDRLYESFLLEKECFAAARRFWPKQTVYEWEDVIPLPLLGAGIDEKTAQLLSFLDEFDEDEIRAMETFLQCNLNVSMAAKKLYMHRNSLQYRIDKWTEQTGIDIKRFKGAAAIYLAILHRRRS